Proteins encoded together in one Telopea speciosissima isolate NSW1024214 ecotype Mountain lineage chromosome 4, Tspe_v1, whole genome shotgun sequence window:
- the LOC122659812 gene encoding transcription factor MYB36 → MGRAPCCDKANVKRGPWSPEEDSKLKSYIEQHGTGGNWIALPQKIGLKRCGKSCRLRWLNYLRPDIKHGGFSEEEDNIICSLYISIGSRWSIIAAQLPGRTDNDIKNYWNTRLKKKLLGRRKESQARRLSAAGLNQDTKDANGMEDNPYSQGLSNAAFERLQLHMQLQSLQNPFSLFDNPALWPRLHPLGERALQLQHGLNDSSITQIPQVPQIQTLLPSQKFHEFPSSAPINIEGDNSMINSRKEDEMENSINGFSSLESSIASIAFNNRPEPNVMEQSSMNIQSLSGLQTELNDLIYGKNGGLGGNEDQMTEFDCFKGMDESKDSMSWWANDFDTKSSSSNSWDSSSVLQTEGMFQDYVLGYDL, encoded by the exons ATGGGTAGAGCTCCATGCTGTGACAAGGCAAATGTGAAGAGAGGACCTTGGTCTCCTGAAGAAGATTCCAAGCTTAAATCCTATATTGAGCAACATGGTACTGGTGGCAACTGGATTGCACTTCCACAGAAGATTG GACTTAAAAGATGTGGGAAGAGTTGCAGACTTAGATGGTTAAACTATTTGAGGCCAGACATCAAACATGGTGGATtttctgaagaagaagataacatCATTTGCAGCCTCTACATCAGTATTGGAAGCag GTGGTCCATAATTGCAGCTCAATTGCCTGGAAGAACTGATAATGACATTAAAAACTACTGGAACaccagattgaagaagaagttgcTTGGAAGGCGTAAGGAATCTCAGGCACGTCGTTTATCCGCCGCCGGACTCAATCAAGATACTAAGGATGCAAATGGGATGGAAGATAATCCATACTCACAAGGCCTAAGCAACGCAGCATTTGAAAGATTGCAACTCCATATGCAACTGCAAAGCCTCCAAAACCctttctctttgtttgacaACCCTGCTCTTTGGCCTAGGTTACATCCCCTTGGAGAAAGGGCATTGCAACTCCAACATGGCTTGAATGATAGTTCCATTACTCAGATCCCACAAGTCCCTCAAATTCAGACATTATTACCCTCACAGAAGTTCCATGAATTCCCTTCTTCAGCCCCAATTAACATTGAAGGAGATAATTCTATGATTAACAGcagaaaagaagatgaaatggaGAATTCGATAAACGGGTTTTCGTCATTGGAGAGCTCCATTGCATCAATTGCATTCAACAACAGACCAGAACCAAATGTCATGGAACAATCAAGCATGAACATTCAGTCATTATCTGGCCTACAAACTGAATTAAATGACTTAATTTACGGCAAAAATGGCGGATTGGGAGGGAATGAAGATCAGATGACAGAATTCGATTGTTTCAAAGGGATGGATGAGTCAAAGGACAGCATGAGTTGGTGGGCTAATGATTTCGACACAAAATCATCGTCTTCAAATTCTTGGGATTCCTCTTCTGTTCTTCAGACTGAAGGGATGTTTCAAGATTATGTTCTAGGGTATGATCTATAG